One genomic segment of Ignavibacteriota bacterium includes these proteins:
- a CDS encoding PepSY-associated TM helix domain-containing protein → MRKLNNDLHRDLGYFFSALVIVYSLSGLALNHVDDWNQDFIIQKDTLKIPAEYKFENISNNNIVELSRLVNHSKYKLYDSPTSDQVKIYYEDASFHIDFSRMLGFYEAVTKRFLFYEVNVLHRNSLKEWKWFSDIFAIALIFINVTGLFILKGKNGINGRGKWFIAAGFFPPIIALIIFTLFK, encoded by the coding sequence ATTAGAAAACTCAATAACGACCTACATAGAGATTTAGGATATTTTTTCTCGGCATTAGTAATTGTTTATTCATTATCCGGATTGGCTTTAAATCACGTTGATGATTGGAATCAGGATTTTATAATACAAAAAGATACTTTAAAAATTCCAGCGGAATATAAATTTGAAAATATTTCTAATAATAATATTGTTGAACTTAGCAGACTTGTTAATCATAGTAAATATAAACTTTATGATTCACCAACTTCTGACCAAGTAAAAATTTATTATGAAGATGCATCATTCCATATTGATTTTTCAAGAATGCTTGGTTTTTACGAAGCAGTAACCAAAAGATTTTTATTCTATGAAGTAAATGTTCTCCACCGAAATAGTTTGAAAGAGTGGAAATGGTTTTCTGATATTTTTGCAATTGCTTTAATTTTTATAAATGTTACGGGATTATTTATTCTAAAAGGAAAAAATGGAATCAATGGAAGAGGTAAATGGTTTATTGCTGCCGGTTTTTTCCCGCCAATTATTGCATTAATTATTTTTACGTTATTTAAATAA
- a CDS encoding galactose mutarotase, whose translation MKKNSMLFLIFFMFMACGAIEKQIVDNKKSLFGKLSDEKEVYSFTLKNKKGTELKVIEFGATITSLKVPNREGKLEEVVLGYDNLESYVNGTSYFGAIVGRYGNRIYKGNFKLNEIEYQLSINDGENHLHGGKIGYNKVLWKGEFVQSIDGESVKLTYYSHDGEQGYPGNSIINVIYSLNENNELKIEYFATTDKSTIMNPTHHSYFNLSGNFQNTILDHELMINSDYYTPVNNGLITTGELERTENTPMDFKNPTKIGKNINENFEQLIYGKGYDHNWVLNNYDARVQKVATLYDSTSGRLMEILTDQPGLQFYSGNFLNGTSIGRNGEKYNFRTGLCLETQKYPDSPNKLNFPSVILNPGEIYKHITIYKFSIK comes from the coding sequence ATGAAAAAGAATTCTATGTTGTTTCTTATATTTTTTATGTTCATGGCATGTGGTGCAATTGAAAAACAAATTGTTGACAACAAAAAATCACTTTTTGGAAAATTATCAGACGAAAAAGAAGTTTATTCGTTTACACTTAAAAATAAAAAGGGAACAGAATTAAAAGTAATAGAATTTGGAGCTACAATAACTTCATTAAAAGTTCCCAATAGAGAAGGTAAATTAGAAGAAGTGGTTTTAGGATATGACAATCTAGAAAGTTATGTTAATGGAACATCTTACTTTGGAGCAATTGTTGGACGTTATGGTAATAGAATTTACAAAGGGAACTTTAAATTGAATGAAATTGAGTATCAGCTAAGTATAAATGATGGTGAAAATCATTTACATGGCGGAAAAATTGGTTATAATAAAGTTTTGTGGAAAGGTGAATTTGTTCAAAGTATTGATGGTGAATCAGTTAAATTAACTTATTATAGTCATGATGGTGAACAAGGATATCCTGGTAACTCAATTATTAATGTTATTTATTCGCTAAATGAAAATAACGAATTAAAAATAGAGTATTTTGCAACTACAGATAAATCTACAATAATGAACCCAACTCATCACTCATACTTTAATCTTAGTGGAAATTTTCAAAATACAATTTTAGATCATGAATTAATGATTAACTCAGATTATTATACACCAGTAAATAATGGTTTAATCACAACAGGTGAATTAGAAAGAACAGAAAATACGCCAATGGATTTTAAGAATCCAACAAAAATTGGTAAAAATATAAATGAAAATTTTGAACAATTAATTTATGGCAAGGGATATGATCACAATTGGGTACTGAATAATTACGATGCAAGAGTACAAAAAGTAGCAACTTTATATGATTCTACATCTGGTAGATTGATGGAAATACTTACGGATCAACCGGGATTACAATTTTACTCTGGAAATTTTTTAAATGGAACTTCAATTGGTAGAAATGGAGAAAAATATAATTTTAGAACAGGATTATGCCTCGAAACACAGAAGTATCCAGATTCACCAAACAAATTAAATTTCCCATCAGTAATTTTAAATCCAGGGGAAATATACAAGCACATTACTATTTACAAATTTTCAATTAAATAA
- a CDS encoding DNA-binding transcriptional regulator, producing MRKLKKVILLLESSRAFGRDLLFGIGRYSRLNGPWSFYWEPRGLKTSIPHLSKWNADGIIMRNSLIKKELMDMNLPTILALHDSNRPANMPAICTNSESISRLAAEHLMNTGLSNFAFCGFDEIEWSNQRKFHFKKIIEEAGQNIYLYNQTDISKQISWQIEQSKMRKWIQSLPKPIGIMACNDDRGQQVLEICKSLTIKVPEEIAVIGVDNDALICDLSDPPLTSVCLNTEQAGYAAAEQLDQMMDGKQKNYDDIIVLGTHIIHRQSTELLAVNDKDVVEAVRFIRSNANNKIQIKDVVKQTCLGRRSLENRFKKTIHRTISQEIRRVRTEMIKRMLLETNLSISEITSMFDFTGIEHIARFFRKENGLSLTQFRKLSQKI from the coding sequence ATGCGAAAATTAAAAAAAGTTATTTTACTGCTTGAATCATCAAGAGCATTTGGGAGAGATCTACTTTTTGGAATTGGAAGATATTCAAGACTAAACGGACCTTGGTCATTTTACTGGGAACCGAGAGGTCTTAAAACATCTATTCCACATTTATCAAAATGGAATGCTGATGGCATAATTATGAGAAATTCATTAATTAAAAAAGAATTAATGGATATGAATCTCCCAACTATTTTAGCTTTACATGACTCAAACCGACCAGCAAATATGCCGGCAATTTGTACAAACTCAGAATCAATTTCAAGATTAGCTGCTGAACATTTGATGAATACAGGTTTAAGTAATTTTGCATTTTGCGGTTTTGATGAAATTGAATGGTCTAACCAGAGAAAATTTCATTTTAAAAAAATAATAGAAGAAGCAGGTCAAAATATATATTTGTATAATCAAACAGATATTTCAAAACAAATTTCTTGGCAAATCGAACAATCCAAAATGAGAAAATGGATTCAAAGTTTGCCTAAGCCTATAGGCATTATGGCTTGTAATGATGATCGTGGTCAGCAAGTTTTAGAGATTTGTAAATCCCTAACAATTAAAGTTCCAGAAGAGATTGCTGTTATTGGTGTAGATAATGATGCATTAATTTGTGATTTATCAGATCCACCATTAACAAGTGTATGTTTGAATACTGAACAAGCTGGTTATGCTGCAGCTGAACAACTGGATCAAATGATGGACGGCAAACAAAAAAATTATGATGATATTATAGTATTAGGAACTCATATTATACATAGGCAATCAACAGAATTACTTGCGGTAAATGATAAAGATGTTGTAGAAGCTGTAAGGTTTATTAGAAGTAATGCAAATAATAAAATTCAAATTAAAGATGTAGTTAAACAAACTTGTTTGGGCAGAAGAAGTTTAGAGAATCGATTCAAAAAAACAATTCATAGAACAATTAGTCAAGAAATAAGAAGAGTTAGAACCGAAATGATAAAACGTATGTTGTTGGAAACTAATTTATCTATTTCGGAAATAACTTCGATGTTTGATTTTACCGGGATTGAGCATATTGCTAGATTCTTTAGAAAAGAAAATGGATTAAGTTTAACCCAATTTAGAAAACTCTCACAAAAAATTTAG
- a CDS encoding cobalamin biosynthesis protein CbiX translates to MNTFYKSVILTLIILSFMLIEITKAKQINTKKIGVLLVNHGSHSSTWRKALIDLEESVKSEILKNKNIIEIKTAFMEYNEPSIATRLKEFDKENYTDIILVPIFLTVSSHSFDDIPTIIGRKKDKHSIELLKIEKIERYTPKAKVHITPLLDFTDILQKNVVRRVIALSKNVSNEGLVLIAYGDKTYNKEWSELLTKVGESVKVNIGIEDFSYGWCGHVAHYDPDSTTAAINQILEKKDNAIVIPVLVAHDEMFQIKIIGDGIKKIKNSSERIIYKPDAILPDENIQKWVIEITNEFAKKIETKIVSKEN, encoded by the coding sequence ATGAATACATTTTATAAATCTGTAATACTCACTTTAATAATTCTTTCTTTTATGTTAATTGAGATTACTAAAGCAAAACAAATTAACACAAAAAAAATAGGCGTGCTTCTTGTCAATCACGGCTCGCATTCATCAACTTGGCGAAAAGCACTAATTGATTTGGAAGAAAGTGTAAAAAGTGAAATTCTAAAAAATAAAAATATTATAGAAATTAAAACTGCTTTTATGGAATATAATGAACCATCAATTGCTACAAGATTAAAAGAGTTTGATAAAGAAAATTACACAGATATAATTTTAGTCCCTATTTTTCTTACTGTAAGCTCACATTCTTTTGATGATATTCCAACAATAATAGGCAGAAAAAAAGATAAGCACTCAATTGAGTTATTGAAAATTGAAAAGATAGAAAGATATACACCAAAGGCAAAAGTACACATTACACCATTGTTAGATTTTACTGATATACTTCAAAAAAATGTTGTAAGAAGAGTTATTGCACTAAGTAAAAATGTTTCCAATGAAGGATTGGTTTTAATTGCATACGGTGATAAAACTTACAATAAAGAATGGAGTGAACTTCTCACAAAAGTCGGAGAAAGTGTAAAAGTAAATATCGGAATAGAAGATTTTTCTTACGGCTGGTGCGGACATGTTGCACATTATGATCCTGATTCAACAACTGCTGCAATTAATCAAATTTTAGAAAAAAAAGATAATGCAATTGTAATTCCAGTTTTAGTAGCACATGATGAAATGTTCCAAATAAAAATTATTGGAGATGGAATTAAAAAAATAAAAAATTCTAGCGAAAGAATAATCTACAAACCGGACGCAATTTTGCCTGATGAAAACATACAGAAATGGGTTATTGAAATTACAAACGAATTTGCAAAAAAAATCGAAACAAAAATTGTAAGTAAAGAAAATTGA